The proteins below are encoded in one region of Aestuariivirga litoralis:
- a CDS encoding DUF1244 domain-containing protein, protein MKPDDKTQTELEAAAFRKLLSHLRERTDVQNLDLMNLAGFCRNCLSNWYEAAAKEKGLDVSRDEARQMVYGMPYDEWKAMHQTGQPEDLKKPSHH, encoded by the coding sequence ATGAAGCCTGATGACAAAACCCAGACCGAACTTGAAGCCGCAGCCTTTCGCAAGCTGCTTTCACACTTGCGTGAACGCACCGATGTGCAAAACCTCGATTTGATGAATTTGGCGGGGTTTTGCCGCAACTGCCTCTCCAACTGGTATGAAGCGGCAGCCAAGGAAAAGGGCCTCGACGTTTCGCGCGACGAAGCTCGGCAAATGGTCTATGGCATGCCCTATGACGAATGGAAGGCGATGCACCAGACGGGCCAGCCTGAAGACCTGAAAAAGCCATCACACCACTGA
- a CDS encoding DUF2312 domain-containing protein, translating to MATKTKTSFAEGQLKTIVERIERLEEEKKAIAADIKEVYAEAKGNGYDIKILRKVISLRKKEPEERMEEEALLDVYLAALGMVPGEAEEAA from the coding sequence TTGGCCACCAAGACCAAAACCTCATTTGCCGAAGGCCAGCTCAAGACCATTGTTGAGCGCATCGAACGGCTGGAAGAAGAAAAGAAGGCCATCGCCGCCGATATCAAGGAAGTCTATGCCGAGGCCAAGGGCAATGGCTATGACATCAAGATCCTGCGCAAGGTGATTTCGCTGCGCAAGAAAGAGCCGGAAGAGCGCATGGAAGAAGAAGCGCTGCTCGACGTTTATCTCGCCGCACTGGGCATGGTGCCCGGCGAGGCTGAAGAAGCGGCCTAA
- a CDS encoding DUF1194 domain-containing protein, translating into MASVSIVDVALVLAVDVSSSMDAGDFALQTRGISKALREPDILEAIKAGPAGAVALSLVQWSTPLKQVTSLRWRVLDSEAALKATADEVENLPRDWQPGGTGMAAALKYCTHVFDDLHLKTGRKVIDISGDGGDSEHGNMAQARGGAVARGIVINGLPILTGSPEILAYYSRTVIGGEGCFVEPAINDQAFSEAMHRKLLRELQAATT; encoded by the coding sequence ATGGCCAGCGTGAGCATCGTCGATGTCGCGCTGGTTCTGGCGGTCGATGTGTCCAGCAGCATGGATGCGGGCGACTTTGCGCTGCAGACCAGGGGCATTTCAAAAGCGCTGCGTGAGCCGGATATTCTGGAGGCCATCAAGGCCGGGCCGGCGGGCGCTGTAGCTTTAAGCCTGGTGCAGTGGTCCACCCCTTTGAAGCAAGTGACGTCGCTGCGATGGCGTGTGCTGGATTCGGAGGCCGCCCTTAAGGCGACGGCGGATGAAGTGGAAAATCTGCCACGCGATTGGCAGCCGGGCGGAACCGGGATGGCGGCGGCGTTGAAATATTGCACCCATGTTTTCGACGACTTGCACCTGAAAACCGGGCGCAAGGTGATTGATATTTCCGGCGATGGCGGCGACAGCGAGCATGGCAACATGGCGCAGGCGCGGGGCGGCGCTGTGGCCCGAGGAATCGTGATCAACGGCCTGCCGATCCTGACTGGCTCGCCGGAGATCCTGGCCTATTATTCCCGGACGGTGATTGGCGGGGAGGGCTGTTTTGTCGAGCCAGCGATCAATGACCAAGCCTTCAGCGAGGCCATGCACCGCAAGTTGCTGCGTGAGCTGCAAGCCGCCACGACTTGA
- the gatB gene encoding Asp-tRNA(Asn)/Glu-tRNA(Gln) amidotransferase subunit GatB, whose product MDSALRVADKKDWIKGATGDWEVIIGLEVHAQVLSKAKLFSGASAEFGGDPNDHVSFVDAAMPGMLPVINEFCVEQAVRTGLGLKAQINEVSVFDRKNYFYPDLPQGYQISQFKQPIVGEGIVSVDLDDGQVVQVGVERLHLEQDAGKSLHDQHPNMSYVDLNRSGCALMEIVSKPDMRSSDEAKAYVTKLRQIMRYLGTCDGNMEQGSMRADVNVSVRRPGAAFGTRCEIKNVNSIRFMGQAIEFEARRQIGIIEDGGSIAQETRLYDAKKGETRSMRSKEEAHDYRYFPDPDLLPLKLDPAMIAEIKQSLPELPDEKRARFVSSFGLSAYDAAVLVAEQTSASFFEEVAKGRDGKLSANWVINELFGRLNKEGKSVEDSPVSAAQLGGLVELISKGTISGKIAKDVFEILWTEGGDPAQIVEARGLVQVTDLGAIEKAVDEIVAANPDKVEAVKAKPTMLGWFVGQVMKTTGGKANPAAVNDILKKKLGIS is encoded by the coding sequence ATGGATTCCGCATTGCGCGTTGCCGACAAGAAAGACTGGATCAAGGGCGCCACCGGCGACTGGGAAGTGATCATCGGGCTGGAAGTCCATGCGCAAGTGCTGTCCAAGGCGAAGCTGTTTTCCGGCGCCTCGGCCGAATTCGGCGGCGACCCGAATGACCATGTTTCATTCGTGGATGCGGCGATGCCCGGCATGCTGCCGGTGATCAATGAGTTCTGCGTCGAGCAGGCCGTGCGCACGGGTCTTGGCCTCAAGGCGCAGATCAATGAAGTGTCGGTTTTTGACCGGAAGAATTATTTCTATCCGGATCTGCCGCAGGGCTATCAGATTTCGCAGTTCAAGCAGCCCATCGTGGGCGAAGGCATCGTCAGCGTCGATCTCGATGACGGCCAGGTTGTTCAAGTAGGTGTTGAACGCCTGCATCTGGAACAGGACGCCGGCAAGAGCCTGCACGACCAGCACCCGAATATGAGCTATGTCGATCTCAATCGCTCAGGCTGTGCGCTGATGGAAATCGTGTCGAAGCCTGACATGCGTTCGTCCGACGAAGCAAAAGCCTATGTGACCAAGTTGCGCCAGATCATGCGCTACCTTGGCACCTGCGATGGCAATATGGAACAGGGCTCGATGCGGGCCGATGTGAACGTTTCGGTGCGCCGCCCCGGCGCGGCTTTCGGCACGCGTTGCGAAATCAAGAATGTGAACTCGATCCGTTTCATGGGACAGGCGATTGAATTTGAGGCGCGTCGCCAGATCGGCATCATTGAAGATGGCGGATCGATCGCGCAGGAAACGCGCCTTTACGATGCCAAGAAGGGCGAGACGCGTTCGATGCGCTCCAAGGAAGAAGCGCATGACTACCGCTATTTCCCCGATCCTGATCTGCTGCCTTTGAAGCTGGACCCGGCGATGATCGCCGAGATCAAGCAGAGCCTGCCGGAATTGCCGGACGAAAAGCGCGCGCGGTTTGTATCGAGTTTCGGGTTGTCGGCTTATGACGCTGCCGTGCTGGTGGCGGAACAGACTTCTGCCTCCTTCTTTGAAGAAGTGGCCAAGGGCCGCGATGGCAAGCTTTCCGCCAATTGGGTGATCAATGAGCTTTTCGGCCGCCTGAACAAGGAAGGCAAAAGCGTTGAGGATTCACCAGTTTCGGCCGCACAGTTGGGCGGGCTGGTGGAGCTGATTTCCAAAGGCACCATCTCCGGCAAAATCGCCAAGGACGTGTTCGAAATCCTGTGGACCGAAGGTGGCGACCCTGCACAGATCGTGGAAGCCCGTGGCCTCGTGCAGGTCACTGATCTGGGTGCCATCGAGAAGGCGGTTGATGAGATTGTGGCCGCAAATCCCGATAAGGTTGAGGCGGTTAAGGCCAAGCCGACCATGCTGGGCTGGTTCGTCGGGCAGGTCATGAAGACCACCGGAGGCAAGGCCAATCCTGCTGCGGTGAACGATATCCTCAAGAAAAAGCTTGGTATTTCATAG
- a CDS encoding glutathione S-transferase family protein, which yields MAQKPKRAVAKSATKTMAKAKASPVKKSPKKEKGPSPKERQRFTLYGSATSGPTYTAALALSLMKHPYSYIHVNLREGAHKQPDYLVKNRYGQVPALRDGQIYAVQSAAILMHLAESLDKFNSKVPVEKQRIREWLFWQWDKLAVPVFRLRAQQRGTRQFGSEVRTMYDTEAKAALAVLEQELGKSPWIVGKKASIADIGVYGVLRYAPEAGIDLSHYPHLQAWKKHFEELPGFATPEQLLPLESRLI from the coding sequence ATGGCGCAAAAGCCAAAGCGGGCGGTAGCAAAAAGCGCGACGAAGACCATGGCGAAAGCCAAGGCCTCGCCAGTCAAAAAGTCTCCCAAGAAGGAGAAGGGGCCCAGCCCGAAAGAGCGCCAGCGCTTCACGCTTTACGGCAGTGCCACGTCCGGCCCGACCTATACGGCTGCGCTCGCACTTTCGCTGATGAAGCATCCCTATTCCTATATTCACGTCAATCTGCGCGAAGGTGCGCACAAGCAGCCTGATTATCTGGTGAAGAACCGCTACGGGCAGGTGCCGGCGCTGCGTGACGGGCAGATTTATGCGGTGCAATCCGCTGCCATCCTGATGCATCTGGCTGAGAGTCTCGACAAGTTCAATTCCAAGGTGCCGGTGGAAAAGCAGCGCATCCGCGAGTGGCTGTTCTGGCAGTGGGACAAGCTGGCAGTGCCGGTGTTCCGCCTGCGTGCGCAGCAACGCGGCACGCGCCAGTTCGGTTCGGAAGTGCGCACCATGTATGATACCGAAGCCAAGGCGGCGCTTGCCGTTCTGGAACAGGAACTGGGCAAGTCGCCCTGGATCGTGGGAAAGAAGGCTTCGATTGCCGATATCGGCGTTTATGGTGTGCTGCGTTATGCGCCCGAAGCTGGCATTGACCTCTCGCATTATCCGCACCTGCAAGCATGGAAAAAGCATTTTGAGGAATTGCCGGGCTTTGCGACGCCCGAACAATTGCTGCCGCTGGAAAGCCGGCTTATTTAA
- the bluB gene encoding 5,6-dimethylbenzimidazole synthase produces MHMSSVAPVAASEFSAEERESVYKAIFTRRDVRSQFKAGKPVPDDVLKRLLTAAHHAPSVGFMQPWNFIVIKSVFQKTLMKMAFSRANDEAAALFPDERRALYSSLKLEGISAAPINLCITCDRSRGGPVVLGRTHNYDTDLYSTVCAVQNLWLAARAEGIGVGWVSIVRDAELRKILQLPDHVVPVAYLCIGYVDELYATPELELRGWRQRLDLDSLIFNESWGNP; encoded by the coding sequence ATGCACATGTCGTCCGTTGCGCCAGTTGCAGCTTCAGAGTTTTCCGCCGAGGAACGCGAAAGCGTTTACAAGGCCATCTTCACGCGCCGTGATGTGCGCAGCCAGTTCAAGGCTGGCAAGCCAGTTCCCGACGATGTTCTGAAGCGCCTGCTAACGGCGGCCCACCACGCGCCTTCGGTAGGTTTCATGCAGCCATGGAATTTCATCGTCATCAAAAGCGTCTTCCAGAAAACCTTGATGAAGATGGCCTTCAGCCGCGCCAATGATGAAGCGGCGGCGCTGTTTCCGGATGAACGCCGCGCGCTTTATTCGTCTCTAAAACTCGAAGGCATTTCAGCGGCACCAATCAATCTCTGCATTACTTGCGACCGCAGTCGCGGCGGCCCCGTCGTGCTGGGCCGCACCCACAATTATGACACTGATCTCTATTCCACCGTCTGTGCCGTGCAAAACCTGTGGCTGGCGGCACGCGCCGAAGGCATCGGTGTGGGCTGGGTAAGCATCGTTCGTGATGCCGAGCTGCGCAAAATCCTGCAACTGCCTGACCATGTCGTGCCGGTAGCCTATCTCTGCATCGGATATGTGGATGAGCTTTATGCCACGCCAGAGCTGGAGCTGCGCGGCTGGCGCCAGCGGCTGGATCTCGACAGCCTGATCTTCAATGAAAGCTGGGGCAACCCGTGA
- a CDS encoding methyl-accepting chemotaxis protein, with amino-acid sequence MNENIETQRLRSDSIILAMLWFHLPLIAGLSFFRDTNTLILTSTALIAALLPAVLLRTSGDKFLGRVAAATCLMIQVSLIVAALRDHSWQIDVHMYYFAMLAILVSYLDWRVIVAGTATVAVHHLTLTFILASAVYPGGASLERVVLHAVILLLEAAVLMAISVKVSKVIADLGVTLAAVKNGDEKNQKLIADLDATVLQVRSADEESQRHMEETRQLIQTLTTSLARLAKKDLTIRIEDLPPAYAQLGRDFNSTVENLSLVIKTVAQTTHAIKLGTQEISVAASDLSARTERQAAGVEETTSALSELTIKVKQTANGAKQASEASLSARHEAHASNDVVAKTIEAIQRIQVSSIEMTKITNLIEDIAFQTNLLALNAGVEAARAGDAGRGFAVVATEVRSLAARSSEATKSIKSLIIKSTDDVQNGVSMVGQTGTALSNIVGKVEEVTDKINEMAAAAHSQATNLDEVNSAAHDFDRSTQQNAALAEEINSSTLILTQQTATLSRMINEFVLEIDPRARAAA; translated from the coding sequence ATGAACGAGAACATTGAAACCCAGCGCCTGCGCTCCGACAGCATCATCCTGGCCATGCTGTGGTTCCACCTGCCACTGATTGCGGGGCTCAGCTTTTTTCGTGACACGAATACACTGATACTCACCAGCACCGCATTGATCGCGGCCCTGCTGCCTGCAGTTCTTCTGCGCACATCCGGTGACAAATTTCTGGGCCGCGTCGCTGCTGCAACCTGCCTGATGATTCAGGTATCGTTGATCGTTGCTGCGTTGCGTGACCACAGTTGGCAAATTGACGTCCACATGTACTACTTTGCCATGCTGGCCATCCTCGTCAGCTATCTCGATTGGCGTGTCATTGTCGCTGGCACAGCAACAGTCGCCGTGCACCATTTGACACTCACATTCATCCTCGCATCAGCTGTCTATCCGGGCGGTGCCAGCTTGGAACGCGTCGTGCTGCATGCCGTGATCCTGCTGCTGGAAGCCGCAGTGCTCATGGCCATCAGCGTTAAAGTGTCCAAGGTGATTGCCGATCTCGGCGTGACCCTTGCCGCCGTGAAAAATGGCGACGAAAAAAACCAGAAGCTGATTGCTGATCTGGACGCCACGGTTCTGCAGGTGCGCTCGGCGGATGAAGAATCCCAGCGTCACATGGAAGAAACCCGCCAGCTGATCCAGACCCTCACGACGAGCCTGGCTCGTCTCGCGAAGAAGGACCTGACCATCCGCATCGAAGACCTGCCGCCGGCCTATGCGCAGCTGGGTCGCGATTTCAATTCCACCGTTGAAAATCTCAGCTTGGTAATCAAGACCGTGGCCCAGACCACCCATGCCATCAAGCTCGGCACTCAGGAAATCTCTGTAGCAGCCTCCGATCTGTCCGCCCGCACCGAGCGTCAGGCTGCCGGCGTTGAAGAAACCACATCAGCGCTGTCCGAGCTCACCATAAAAGTGAAGCAGACGGCCAATGGCGCCAAGCAGGCCAGCGAAGCTTCGTTGTCGGCCCGCCATGAAGCCCATGCCAGCAATGATGTGGTGGCCAAAACCATTGAGGCAATCCAGCGCATCCAAGTCTCCTCCATCGAAATGACCAAGATCACCAACCTGATCGAGGACATTGCCTTCCAGACAAATCTTTTGGCACTCAATGCCGGCGTTGAAGCCGCGCGTGCCGGTGATGCCGGCCGGGGCTTTGCCGTAGTGGCAACTGAAGTGCGTTCGCTCGCCGCGCGCTCATCGGAAGCGACGAAGAGCATCAAGAGCCTGATCATCAAATCCACTGACGATGTGCAGAACGGTGTGAGCATGGTGGGCCAGACCGGCACGGCGCTCAGCAACATCGTCGGCAAGGTCGAGGAAGTCACCGACAAGATCAATGAAATGGCCGCCGCCGCCCATTCGCAGGCAACCAACCTCGACGAGGTCAATTCCGCTGCCCATGATTTTGACCGCAGCACCCAGCAGAATGCCGCCTTGGCCGAGGAAATCAATTCGTCCACACTCATCCTCACCCAGCAGACGGCAACCCTCAGCCGCATGATCAACGAATTCGTGCTTGAGATCGATCCGCGGGCAAGAGCCGCTGCTTGA
- a CDS encoding sensor histidine kinase has translation MTIAPLIIGFVALVMIVAMTFYINERARRNFEDVNSVRALRAATSELRSALQTAESSQRGYLYTSNEIYLAPYEVAKTQAAKQLKQVLIGLADYPDLIPARERLSDLVARKITELDQTNKLKQQRDDAGALAMVQTNNGKAMMDEANVFFSGITRATDARLLADVGEQQTNASVLRWVSIIGAFVIMGVVTMAGYLFLNYARGLAEAQASVSELNASLEQRVALRTTELAQTNEKLRAARDRAEVLLAEVNHRVANSLTMVSTLVKLQANSLKDKAAKDALAETQDRIYAISLVHRELYTSGDAVSVSLDTYLTGLIKHLETTVQSQNRGIALRYQIAQAFLPVDQTINLGVILNEWVSNAVKYAYPSGEGEISIALTLTESGKAEFKVVDKGVGLKDGKSIGTGFGTKIVRAMATSLSATADYLPGNPGTIARLVFDVNTDPKGLMKHE, from the coding sequence TTGACGATTGCCCCACTGATCATCGGCTTTGTCGCGCTCGTCATGATCGTGGCCATGACATTCTACATCAACGAGCGCGCGCGGCGGAATTTTGAGGATGTGAATTCGGTGCGTGCCTTGCGTGCCGCAACGTCAGAATTGCGTAGTGCTTTGCAAACGGCTGAGTCCAGCCAGCGCGGCTATCTCTATACGAGCAATGAAATCTATCTGGCGCCCTATGAGGTGGCCAAGACGCAAGCCGCCAAGCAGCTGAAGCAGGTGTTGATCGGTCTGGCGGATTATCCCGACCTGATCCCGGCGCGTGAGCGGCTGAGTGATCTGGTGGCACGCAAGATCACCGAGTTGGACCAGACCAACAAGCTGAAGCAGCAACGCGATGATGCGGGTGCATTGGCGATGGTGCAGACCAACAATGGCAAGGCCATGATGGATGAGGCCAATGTGTTTTTCAGCGGCATCACCCGGGCCACCGACGCAAGGCTTCTCGCGGATGTGGGCGAGCAGCAAACCAATGCTTCGGTGTTGCGCTGGGTTTCGATCATTGGCGCCTTCGTCATCATGGGCGTGGTGACGATGGCGGGCTATCTGTTCCTCAATTATGCGCGCGGCCTCGCAGAAGCGCAGGCTTCGGTGAGCGAGCTCAACGCCAGCCTCGAACAGCGGGTAGCGCTGCGCACCACTGAACTGGCGCAGACCAACGAAAAGCTGCGCGCGGCGCGTGACCGGGCCGAGGTGCTGCTGGCCGAAGTCAACCACCGCGTGGCCAATAGCCTGACCATGGTTTCAACACTGGTGAAACTGCAGGCCAACTCGCTGAAGGATAAGGCGGCGAAAGATGCGCTGGCTGAAACCCAGGACCGGATCTATGCGATCTCTTTGGTGCACCGAGAGCTCTACACATCAGGTGATGCGGTTTCAGTTTCGCTGGATACTTATCTCACCGGATTGATCAAGCACCTTGAAACCACGGTGCAAAGCCAGAATCGTGGCATTGCGTTGCGCTACCAGATTGCACAAGCTTTCCTGCCGGTGGACCAGACGATCAATCTGGGCGTGATCCTCAATGAATGGGTCAGTAATGCGGTGAAATATGCCTATCCATCAGGCGAAGGTGAAATTTCGATTGCACTTACGCTGACTGAATCCGGCAAAGCTGAATTCAAAGTGGTGGACAAGGGCGTGGGCCTCAAAGACGGCAAATCCATCGGCACGGGCTTTGGCACCAAGATCGTGCGTGCGATGGCCACCAGCCTGTCGGCCACGGCGGATTATTTGCCGGGCAATCCTGGCACCATCGCGCGGCTGGTGTTTGATGTGAATACCGATCCGAAGGGCCTTATGAAGCATGAATGA
- a CDS encoding sugar ABC transporter substrate-binding protein, with the protein MNEGTRSLFLAIAMAALAGAQPAHAEAGSQGLTVPVVLPAFDPAAAPCHAPPDLKKELVFAQDNERDFMKGTKFGLEQAAKDHGLVFRVVLADNDAALMAEQMQALAADKTGAIVVAPINAAMLKPKLQQVLWQGSYVGAVVPPPATTILNAPQYLTGRVLGDAAAAYIKTHLGGKADVVLLTHDSLQFLAPRFRAIREALEALPEVNIIADISPPTVDRAGGYKTMGTILLANPNVDVVLGADTVVLGALAAIRDAKKDRPDQFFGGIDGEAEAVAEIQKGGPYKITVSLASPVFGYALGAQGADWLEGKSVPQAMDILPHALTTENLASYQADLADPGAVYADPARRAQYLKLYGNICYDTREQYLDFPWSSEAR; encoded by the coding sequence ATGAATGAGGGCACGCGCTCCCTGTTTCTTGCGATTGCCATGGCGGCGCTTGCCGGAGCGCAGCCCGCGCACGCTGAAGCAGGTTCACAAGGGTTGACCGTGCCGGTGGTGCTTCCCGCGTTTGATCCTGCGGCTGCGCCTTGCCATGCGCCGCCTGATCTCAAGAAGGAACTGGTTTTCGCGCAGGACAATGAGCGCGACTTCATGAAAGGCACGAAGTTTGGCCTTGAGCAGGCCGCGAAGGACCATGGATTGGTTTTCCGTGTGGTGCTGGCAGACAACGACGCGGCACTTATGGCTGAGCAGATGCAAGCCCTGGCCGCAGACAAGACGGGTGCAATCGTGGTGGCGCCAATCAATGCGGCCATGTTGAAGCCCAAGCTGCAGCAAGTGCTATGGCAGGGCAGTTATGTGGGGGCGGTGGTGCCGCCACCTGCGACGACTATTCTCAATGCGCCACAATATCTCACGGGTCGGGTGCTGGGCGATGCGGCGGCGGCCTATATCAAAACGCATCTGGGTGGCAAGGCCGATGTGGTTCTGCTGACCCATGACAGTTTGCAGTTTCTGGCACCACGCTTTCGCGCCATCCGTGAGGCGCTGGAGGCCCTGCCGGAGGTGAACATCATCGCCGACATTTCACCCCCGACCGTGGATCGCGCGGGCGGTTACAAAACCATGGGCACCATTCTCTTGGCTAATCCGAATGTGGATGTTGTGTTGGGGGCCGATACGGTTGTGCTGGGCGCGCTGGCAGCCATACGTGATGCAAAGAAGGACCGGCCCGATCAATTCTTCGGCGGCATCGATGGCGAGGCCGAAGCGGTGGCGGAGATTCAGAAGGGTGGGCCTTACAAGATCACAGTGAGCCTGGCCTCACCGGTGTTTGGCTATGCGCTCGGCGCGCAAGGGGCCGACTGGCTCGAAGGAAAAAGCGTGCCGCAGGCGATGGATATCCTGCCCCACGCACTGACGACAGAAAATCTGGCCAGCTATCAGGCCGACCTTGCTGATCCGGGTGCTGTCTATGCCGACCCGGCGCGGCGGGCGCAGTATCTGAAGCTCTATGGCAATATCTGCTACGACACGCGCGAGCAGTATCTGGATTTTCCCTGGTCGTCGGAAGCCAGATAG
- a CDS encoding MFS transporter, with amino-acid sequence MNLAILKHRAVLVTAITFLSLLVAAGVRSAPSVLIQPLETSFGWDRATISFTAATGIFIYGLVGPFAAALMLTIGIRRTMMAGLALMALSITLSQFMTSSWQFLLLWGVVSGVGSGAIASVLGAAIVNRWFATNKGLVMGLLSASTATGSLIFLPFMAWLTSTGEWQPVVRIIGLACLALIPLVFFLIPETPKDAHTVRFGEAPDTPPPVVRPASVGLAISALTRATKVPAFWLLFGSFFVCGLTTNGLVGTHLIAYCGDHGIAPVAAAGLLSTMGLFDLIGTTASGWLTDRYDPRKLLVIYYGFRGASLVALPFIDFGPFSLAIFAVFYGLDWIATVPPTLAIANRTFGTQEAPIVFGWVLVGHQIGAAVAAFGAGYIRDTAGSYSPAFFLAGLMGLVAAASFVVFGSLAPHQAQAKAAA; translated from the coding sequence ATGAACCTCGCAATCCTCAAGCATCGCGCCGTCCTCGTCACCGCCATCACCTTCCTATCGCTTCTGGTGGCAGCCGGCGTGCGCTCCGCGCCCAGCGTGCTCATCCAGCCGCTGGAAACCAGCTTCGGCTGGGACCGCGCCACCATTTCCTTCACCGCCGCCACCGGCATCTTCATTTATGGCTTGGTCGGTCCGTTTGCGGCCGCGTTGATGCTGACAATCGGCATCCGCCGCACCATGATGGCGGGCCTTGCTCTGATGGCGCTTTCCATCACCCTCAGCCAGTTCATGACTTCAAGCTGGCAGTTCCTGCTGTTATGGGGCGTGGTCTCTGGCGTCGGCAGTGGCGCAATCGCCAGTGTGCTGGGTGCGGCCATCGTCAACCGCTGGTTCGCCACCAACAAAGGCCTCGTTATGGGGTTGCTGTCCGCCAGCACCGCAACCGGCTCGCTGATCTTCTTGCCTTTCATGGCCTGGCTCACCAGCACTGGCGAATGGCAGCCGGTGGTGCGCATCATCGGCCTCGCCTGCTTGGCACTCATTCCGCTTGTCTTCTTCCTCATTCCGGAAACCCCGAAAGATGCGCATACTGTGCGCTTCGGTGAAGCACCTGATACGCCGCCGCCAGTCGTCCGCCCCGCCAGCGTGGGCCTCGCCATCTCGGCCCTCACCCGCGCCACCAAGGTGCCGGCTTTCTGGCTTCTGTTCGGTAGCTTCTTTGTCTGCGGCCTCACCACCAATGGCCTCGTCGGCACGCATCTGATTGCCTATTGCGGCGATCATGGCATCGCACCTGTGGCTGCTGCGGGCCTGCTCTCCACCATGGGGCTTTTCGATCTGATCGGCACCACCGCCTCAGGCTGGCTGACTGACCGCTATGATCCGCGCAAACTGCTGGTGATCTATTACGGCTTCCGTGGCGCCTCGCTCGTGGCCCTGCCTTTCATTGATTTCGGCCCCTTCAGCCTTGCCATCTTCGCAGTGTTCTATGGCCTCGACTGGATCGCCACCGTGCCGCCCACGTTGGCCATCGCCAACCGGACGTTTGGCACGCAGGAAGCCCCCATTGTGTTCGGTTGGGTCCTTGTCGGCCACCAGATCGGTGCCGCCGTGGCGGCCTTCGGCGCGGGGTACATCCGCGATACGGCAGGCAGCTATTCACCGGCCTTCTTCCTGGCTGGTTTGATGGGACTTGTGGCGGCGGCAAGCTTCGTGGTTTTCGGCTCGCTCGCCCCGCATCAGGCACAAGCCAAGGCAGCGGCGTAA
- a CDS encoding MarR family winged helix-turn-helix transcriptional regulator: MALRKASRVLTGIYDDFLKPHNITITQFSLLRNIARQGEVTLSHLADLMVMDRTTLYRTIAPVEREGLVTIAAAARGNVRQAKLTKAGKSLLAKAEKDWLRAEDEIEQRLGRSTLTSIHALSADIIKLSQV; encoded by the coding sequence ATGGCATTGCGCAAAGCATCGCGGGTGCTGACCGGCATTTATGATGACTTCCTCAAGCCCCATAACATCACCATCACCCAGTTCTCCCTGCTGCGGAACATCGCACGCCAGGGCGAAGTGACCCTCAGCCATCTGGCGGATCTGATGGTGATGGACCGCACCACGCTTTACCGCACCATAGCGCCGGTTGAGCGCGAGGGCCTCGTCACAATCGCCGCCGCCGCGCGTGGCAATGTGAGGCAAGCCAAGCTTACCAAAGCCGGCAAATCCCTGCTCGCCAAAGCCGAAAAAGACTGGCTGCGCGCCGAGGACGAAATTGAGCAGCGGCTGGGCCGCAGCACTTTGACCAGCATTCACGCTCTTTCCGCCGACATCATCAAACTTTCACAGGTCTGA
- a CDS encoding DUF2231 domain-containing protein → MIPVQHIHPMIVHFPIVLVFLLLGFDTIASFMGKSITGRTVAGNLSLTLALLAAASAIAAFVFGGMALDVAESTGFHSDVAEMHESLGTAVAVAFTAYAVVRALLWWLNVRLTGASAFTFAIVALVGCALVSATAFYGGQLVYELGVNVTRVALN, encoded by the coding sequence ATGATCCCTGTCCAACACATCCACCCTATGATCGTACACTTTCCAATCGTCTTGGTTTTCTTGTTGCTGGGCTTTGACACGATTGCCTCCTTCATGGGCAAGTCCATTACCGGACGGACAGTAGCCGGGAACCTGTCACTTACGCTGGCGCTCCTTGCGGCTGCATCAGCCATTGCTGCTTTTGTATTCGGAGGGATGGCCCTGGATGTTGCAGAGTCAACGGGGTTTCACTCTGATGTGGCGGAGATGCATGAATCGCTGGGAACCGCTGTCGCCGTCGCATTCACTGCCTACGCCGTGGTCCGTGCATTGTTGTGGTGGCTCAACGTCCGGCTGACTGGAGCCAGTGCCTTCACGTTCGCAATCGTTGCGCTCGTGGGTTGTGCTTTGGTAAGCGCCACAGCGTTCTATGGCGGTCAACTGGTGTATGAGCTCGGTGTCAATGTCACAAGGGTTGCGCTTAACTGA